The Lycium barbarum isolate Lr01 chromosome 9, ASM1917538v2, whole genome shotgun sequence genome has a segment encoding these proteins:
- the LOC132609700 gene encoding uncharacterized protein LOC132609700 isoform X2, whose protein sequence is MREVGKRKLEEEISVKNNVETEEYDSDDDMYAGNQRMTREMRDEYNRQIDESEGFDITLDVELGVSIGAPIIPHRRGKEHGPKFVEISCLAIDAYNLQNNKRFEFVENVTVNTSLAAGYWCYNTFRARDSDAPNAVKTFQALGFWGISGKRIISFCRLKKTSCDEGDECPPDSSVDVKG, encoded by the exons ATGAGAGAGGTTGGTAAGCGAAAATTGGAAGAGGAAATTAGTGTGAAGAATAATGTGGAAACAGAAGAGTATGATTCTGATGATGATATGTATGCTGGTAACCAAAGGATGACCCGAGAAATGCGGGACGAGTATAATAGACAGATCGATGAGAGCGAG GGTTTTGATATCACTTTGGATGTGGAATTGGGTGTGAGTATTGGAGCTCCAATTATTCCACACCGGAGGGGTAAAGAGCACGGCCCAAAGTTTGTTGAGATATCCTGCCTAGCCATTGATGCTTACAATTTACAGAAT AATAAAAGATTCGAATTTGTCGAAAATGTGACTGTGAACACATCACTTGCTGCTGGATATTGGTGTTACAACACCTTTCGAGCCAGGGATTCTGATGCTCCCAACGCTGTAAAGACCTTTCAAGCATTGGGGTTCTGGGGAATTAGTGGAAAGAGAATTATTTCATTTTGCAGGCTTAAGAAAACATCCTGTGATGAAg GTGATGAGTGCCCTCCTGATTCCAGTGTCGACGTGAAAGGTTGA
- the LOC132609700 gene encoding uncharacterized protein LOC132609700 isoform X1, with protein MREVGKRKLEEEISVKNNVETEEYDSDDDMYAGNQRMTREMRDEYNRQIDESEGFDITLDVELGVSIGAPIIPHRRGKEHGPKFVEISCLAIDAYNLQNNKRFEFVENVTVNTSLAAGYWCYNTFRARDSDAPNAVKTFQALGFWGISGKRIISFCRLKKTSCDEGFPCPLWGISCVGVDFWVEGYMVFLAYKSWSYAYA; from the exons ATGAGAGAGGTTGGTAAGCGAAAATTGGAAGAGGAAATTAGTGTGAAGAATAATGTGGAAACAGAAGAGTATGATTCTGATGATGATATGTATGCTGGTAACCAAAGGATGACCCGAGAAATGCGGGACGAGTATAATAGACAGATCGATGAGAGCGAG GGTTTTGATATCACTTTGGATGTGGAATTGGGTGTGAGTATTGGAGCTCCAATTATTCCACACCGGAGGGGTAAAGAGCACGGCCCAAAGTTTGTTGAGATATCCTGCCTAGCCATTGATGCTTACAATTTACAGAAT AATAAAAGATTCGAATTTGTCGAAAATGTGACTGTGAACACATCACTTGCTGCTGGATATTGGTGTTACAACACCTTTCGAGCCAGGGATTCTGATGCTCCCAACGCTGTAAAGACCTTTCAAGCATTGGGGTTCTGGGGAATTAGTGGAAAGAGAATTATTTCATTTTGCAGGCTTAAGAAAACATCCTGTGATGAAg GATTTCCTTGTCCCTTGTGGGGTATTTCTTGCGTTGGCGTGGATTTTTGGGTGGAGGGGTATATGGTTTTTCTAGCATACAAGTCATGGAGTTATGCCTATGCATGA